CTACGGTGGTTCTTGCCTGCCCAAGGATTTGAGTGCTTTGCTTTACTATGCAAGGAATATGGATGTACCAGTACCCCTGCTAAACGCCCTACCAACTACTAACAGCCTTCAAGTTGATTTGGCTGCCCAACAAGTGTTACGCCTTGGGGCAAGGAAGATTGCAATTTTAGGATTGGCATTCAAGCCAGGTACAGATGACTTAAGAGAAAGTCCAGCAGTGCTGCTAGTTAAGCGGTTGATTGGGGAAGGCTGCCAGATAAAAATTTATGACCAGGCTGTTTATGAAGCTCGGTTAATGGGAACCAATCTGACCTATATCCAAAATAACCTCCCTCATTTTGAGGAGCTACTAGTTGCAGAAGCAGAACAAGCTCTGAAAGATGCAGAATTAGTAATAGTTACTCATGCTAATCCAGAGTTTCGCCAAATATTACAGGAAGCGCTCAAAGAAATACAAGTTTTGGATTTGGCAAGTGTATTTACTGAACCGATTGAAGAGTTAAATTATTGTGGTATTGCTTGGTAAGCAGAGGACTGACTATGAAGTAACTTAAGCGTTTTCTGGATATGTACCTACCCTTTATTTTGCTTAAATACTGGTACATCCAGAAAATTATCACTCTAAATTGATGTCTGGTACGTTCGATTTCTCGCTTTAGATAAGCAAAAAACCTTTCTTAATTTTTATTAGACGAATAAATATTCTAAGTGTGTTCAGAAGTTAATTATGAGTTTTAAAAACTATTTAATAAGTTTTTGCTTTTCACGATTTCGTATTCCTATTTTCTTTTATATCAAGCAGCTATATATAAAACATCAAGAGTCGTTTTTGATAGATGCTACTAAAGCAATATATAGCCATAAAAATAGAGGAAAAATTAATAATTTTATTTTAAATCTAGCAGAAATAACTGAAAAATTAAACGCTAATTGAAGGGGAAATGAGATATGTCTAATAAAGTACTAATAATTGTAGAAAACCTACCTGTTCCCTTTGATCGACGCGTATGGATGGAAGCCACTACCCTGATAAAAGCTGGGTATGAAGTTTCGGTGATTTGTCCCAAAGGTAAAGGGTTTGAAGAAGAATATGAAATAATCGATCAGGTTCACATTTATCGCCACCCAATGCCACCTGATATTAGTTCGGTCTCAGGTTATCTACGGGAGTATTGCACAGCCCTTTTTTGGGAGTTCCGCCTTGCCCATCGAGTGTGGCGAGAGCGAGGTTTTGATATAGTCCACATTTGTAATCCTCCAGATTTAATGTTTTTGGTGGCAGGATGGTTCAAGTTGCTCAAGGGTGTAAGAGTGATATTTGACCACCATGATATCAATCTGGAAATGTATGAAGCTAAGTATGGACGACGAGACATTTTCTATTATGGACTCTCGTTGGTTGAGCGATTGACCTTTGCTACAGCAGACGTAGTTATCTCAACTAATGAATCTTATTTGTCGGTAGCACTTACCCGTGGATGCAAAAATCCAGAGGATGTCTTCGTTGTTCGTAGCGGTCCTGACCTTTCCCGTTTTCAACCCGTATCGCCTAACCCAATCTACCGTAGAGGCCGGAAGTACTTGGTGGGATATGTTGGTGTCATGGGAGAACCAGAGGGAATTGATTACTTGCTGCAATCGGTGCGCTATATTGTTTATGAAAAAAAACGCCACGATATTCAGTTTATGCTCATCGGTAGTGGGCCCATGTTTGAGAAGCTTCAAGCACTATCTAAAGAATTAGAAGTTAATGAATTTGTGGAATTTACTGGGCGTATTCCTGATAATGAACTTTTGGAAAGACTTTCTAGCTGTGATGTATGTGCTAATCCCGATAAAAAAATGCCTTACAATGACCGTTCAACCATGAACAAGATCATGGAGTACATGGCCATGGGGAAACCTATTGTTCAGTTTGACCTTTTGGAAGGAAGGCGCTCGGCAGAAGGAGCATCTGTTTATGCCAAGGGTAATGATGTGGTGGAT
The Nostoc punctiforme PCC 73102 genome window above contains:
- a CDS encoding glycosyltransferase family 4 protein, with product MSNKVLIIVENLPVPFDRRVWMEATTLIKAGYEVSVICPKGKGFEEEYEIIDQVHIYRHPMPPDISSVSGYLREYCTALFWEFRLAHRVWRERGFDIVHICNPPDLMFLVAGWFKLLKGVRVIFDHHDINLEMYEAKYGRRDIFYYGLSLVERLTFATADVVISTNESYLSVALTRGCKNPEDVFVVRSGPDLSRFQPVSPNPIYRRGRKYLVGYVGVMGEPEGIDYLLQSVRYIVYEKKRHDIQFMLIGSGPMFEKLQALSKELEVNEFVEFTGRIPDNELLERLSSCDVCANPDKKMPYNDRSTMNKIMEYMAMGKPIVQFDLLEGRRSAEGASVYAKGNDVVDFANNILELLEDVERRQQMGELGRKRMEEKLEWRHQVSKLLEAYKKAWQR